attatcttttattATAAATTGCGCTTTAAATTCTATTTCATTTAATTAAAGCCCATCTTAGTCAGCCAGAAGCTCATCACGAAAGCGAGCGAATATAGTTACCTGAGCCCTTGGCTGGGCAATTGCATGTTTTTGACGACAGGTGGCCGATGGAAGAGCAGACGACGTCTATTAACTCCAGCCTTCCATTTCCAGATCCTCAATAGTTTTGTCGACGTCTTCAACGAGAAAAGTATCGACTGCGCGCGACAACTGGAACGGGCGATCGAAACGCACGGCGACAACGAGTTTGACATCTTTCCAATAATGACGCAATGCGCCCTGGATATCATTTGCGGTAATCCCCGATGACCTTCGACTTTTAGAAACCTACTAATAAAAACTGTTTgttaaatgaaacataaaagaaagttCCATGGGCCGGCAAACGCGtagtgaagaagaaaaggcgATCTACGTTAAAAATCTTCACAGGTGATACACGCACGTGAatcttttttgtaatttttaaactAAAACTATGCCCTTTTTCGACATAGAATCGGGCAAATTGTCATGGAACGAGGCATTCGACCGTGGCTGACCTTCGATTGGATTTTCCAGTTCAGTTCGTTGGGTCGTGAAAACCAACGCTGCGTCCAAGCTCTTCACGGATTCACCAATCAGGTGATAcattattcaaaaatcaatttcaaacATCGTGCCTTTAAATGACCGTGTTCAAATGACAGGTCATTCGGGACCGTCGCGAAGCTCTGCGTTTAGAAGCGCAATCGTTGAAGCAACACACGACCGATGGATCGATTAACAATAACATCAACGAAGATAAAACTGACGCCCCAAGTATTAAATTCTTATTCAATAAtcaattcgaataaaaaacaCGAAACGAAAATGTTGGGTATCCTTTTTGAACAGAGGAAAGATTAGCCTTTCTGGATTTACTGATCAAAGCGTCTGAAACTAATCCCGATTTCAACGATGATGACATCCGAGAAGAAGTGGACACTGTTATGTTTGCCGTAATATTAGTATTCCGTTAACTTATAGacattttaattcaaaaattaaattgacAATGGCAGGGACATGATACCACAGCATCGGCCATGACGTGGTTCCTTTACTGCATCGCCAGACATCCCGAATATCAGGTAACTTATTCATTAGACATCTCCCATGTAATTCATTCCCTTGATTCGTTTCGTTTCTCACGTGCAAAGCAACTGGTAATGGATGAGGTGGATCAGGTGTTTGGTGAGGACATGGAACGTCCTTGCACGACACAAGACGCGGCTGAGCTCAAATACCTGGAATGTTGTATCAAAGAGACATTGAGATTATATCCAAGCGTACCAGCTGTTATGCGATGCCTAACTGAAGATGTCGACATTGGTACAATAATATAGTTAAGATAAGACGTCAGTTGCGTAACCCAAAAATGTGTGTTCCGTTTCAACAGGTGGCTACAAACTACCTGCCGGCGTGTCTGTTGCTCTAATGATTTATGGCATGCACCACAGTCCGCTTGTTTATCCCGATCCGGAAGCCTTCAAGCCGGAACGCTTCCTTCCGGAGAACAGTATCGGACGTCATCCTTACGCTTTTATTCCGTTCAGCGCTGGCCCACGCAATTGCATCGGtcagtttcatttttgatcGATTATGGTTCGattcaagaaaaaactcaagtggcatttttcttatttcaggGCAAAAATACGGAATTCTAGAAACCAAAATCGTTTTGGCTAATCTGATGCGTCGATTCCGGTTTAGTGTGGCCGATTCCTCACAGCCCATGATCATCCCGTCTAGCGAGATTGTCTTGAAACCTAAACACGGTGTTCCTCTGATTGTATCCAAACGGTGAATCGTAAACTGATTCGTTCAAAACAGTTATTTGCGATCAATTTCATTTCTGTTATCCTACACGTTCATCACGCAGTGCATTTATCATTCGTCCTTTGTTGAAAACTGATTTTCATTCATGTCACACGTCTTTATTCATAAAAGTTCTCTCACACAAAAAAGCTGATGTTAATAAACAATGTTTTACGAAAATGATGGCAACACAGTTTTTATTGTGTCAACCCGTGAATTTGAATACGTCCCCAAAAgaagtttctttttctggaaGCGACGGCTGAATAATTTGATGGGGAAATCCTCCCCATGTCGTCATTGTTGAACTGTGATGATGCAAAACAAGAGCTGCCGTACCCATTTACTTCTGTCAGACTGCCACTGTTTGCTTGAATAATTACGAAACATTCGAAGACAAACACAATAGAGTCTACCGTAGtataaattaaacaaaatttattctttgttttccCGTTGATCTTCAAttcaaagaaatttttttttcatgtttgaGTGACgtgaaaaaagcaaaacacacCGGAGACGCATATCCAGTTTCTCTTTTTCGACATGCTTCGATTCGCCATATTTTTTCGTATCGAGAAAGTGAAACGATAAAAAGGTATGTAACAGATGGAGATcaaaacaggtttttttttttttttttagatcacAGCCATATGGTATATTATACACTTATCATTTTCACTGTATGATATCTGCCTTTTAATCTGACAGATGATTGTATGTGTGTGACAGCCTCTGTGTTTATATGCGATAGGACTATATATATACCAACTCTCTTTTTATAAGGGGCGGGCGCTTTCTTTCACGCATTTTCACGcatcacataaaaaaaaaatctctctACACAGTTGACTTTCTAAGGAGGTCGTCGGTTAAACAGTGAAAGTCATAAAAGGATATGCAAAGATTGTGCATGTAATTAAACTTTGTTGATAGTCTAATGTCAGTGGACGTGACATTTCCTGTCCTTTATCATATCAATCACCCACGTACGTACACCCTAGACAAGGTTGATCATTATCTCTCGCATAACATTGTGTGCGAAAATGTCTTTTGCTAACGTGACAACTGTAAAACCACTTAAATAGAAATTCATTTCCTATTTCTGAAATCCaaccaatttttttgtttcaatttcctttcacTGTCAAGTTAGAAAGTCTCCGGGTTCAATCTTCTGAAATGCGAATGCTTTATATAGTTCTTAGAAACGTTAACGTTCACTGTTCACTGATAGTTAACAGCGTAAATAATCTAGAAATGTTTTCAGGTTCCCACGGCTAAATGCTTCGGTTCGCATCAAAACAGAGAACTGCACACCTTTGTACGGTGGTCGGAAGATCTGCGAGAACCTTGGACTTGAATAGAAGATCATTCAACAGAATGGGTAGATGATTAGACCCATAGAAAGACCTTGGCTATTATACCTTGAAGTGTGCATGTTAAAATGCAGTGAAATAGAAATAGGACGATGGTGTAACTGTTTTTCTCTCTACATTTTGTGTCCAACGTGAAAGACGCACCCACGTCTGTGacctccattttcttctaGACATGCGTCTAGAAGTTTTGTCCAAAGTGATTTTTGGGAAAAACATaccacaaacaaaaaatgaggtCGTCTATCTCTACACAGAACCGTATGGCAAACACGTACACGATTATTGCACGATATCGACGGTATACATTTGgacatcgttttttttttttaacatcgagtttttttttgttttagaggTTGACACAGACGCACTGCCAAAGTCGATGACCGCACCAGCTTTGCGTCCATTTCCGGCATGTACGTGAATAATCAAGAGCAAAAATGTCGAGAATGCGGTCGTTCCCGATCGATTTTTAATGGTGATTGCAACGGACTCAGCATATCCGTTACAGTTTCTCACTATAGAGAGTGACTATGTAGAGTGTAACGAAAtattcaattttatttctttgtgtGTGGGACGTTCAGTGGAATACATAGTCAATATGCATATAATTATTATAGACGCAATGTCATAAGCAtctttcaaaacaaacaaaatctaTTCATATATGTAAAtcgaattttttgttcttgaatGTCATGAGTGTGCTTTTTGATATTCAAATTTACCTGGCTTCTTTAATCAAATTGTTGTACCGGTATAATAACATTACAATTCGTTTTCACCTGTGTCACGATATATTTGAATGTGCGCGGTGAGTTCCTTATTTTAAACGGCAATTGAGCAGGGCTGACGTGATTTCACCGACAAGTGAATACCGTCCAGTGGCTTGAGCACGATCTCGCTGGAAGCGCTGACCGGTGGGCTCGTCGGGTCAACCAATGAGAATTCAAATTTGCGTAAGACCCAAGACAAGACCACCTTCAATTCGAAAAGGGCATACTTTTGTCCTTTTCAACCAGCAAACAAGGCAATTATTTCTTTCGCAATCTATACAACCAACAGAAAATTACCTATGCAGTTACGAGGGCCAGCGCTGAACGGAATAAAAGCGTACGGATGTCGACTGGCGCTCTGTTCAGGTAGAAATCGTTCCGGTTTGAACACGTCGGGATCTGGGTAAACATTCGGATTGCGATGCATCCCGTAAATGAGCAAAGCTACGGACAATCCCGCCGGTAAAACGTATCCACCTGTTTAATTAGCATAAATTCGACGTTGTGATGCAAGTCAGGAAATTATCAATGATCTGTATCACCAATTTCAGTTTCTTCCGTGATGGTTCTCATCACGCCCGGAATACTCGGATACATCCTCAGAGTTTCTTTAATGCAACAGTCGAGGTACTTGAGGTTGGCCGCGTCTTGAGGCGTACATTGGCGGTCGCTGTGTTCAAATATTTCGTCCACTTCGTCGAACAATAGTTTCTAGACATGTGGATGCAAAAGTACAGAGTCAGATGAGAAGTCACGTAGCCGAACGAGAAGAGTCTACCTGTTCGTCTGGATTCCTAGCGATGCAATAAAGAAACCAACTCATCGCCGTGGCTGTCGTATCGTGACCCTAATCGAACCACCCCACAAATCAATGAAACCGTCTGATTGAATTCATCACAATTAATAAAACATACGGCGAACATGAACGTATCGACTTCTTCGCGGATGTCATCATCACTCAGTTTTTCTCCATTCTCCGACGCTTGAATCAACAGGTCAAGGAAAGCCaatctcctttctttttttatagtaaaaaaaaaaaataataaaatttaaaacgcaataaaaaagaaattttttaaagttattacTCGATGAATTTTCTTCGATTTTTTCGTGGTCTCTAATGGTCGTGTCAATTAAATTGTTGTTATTCAACATCTTCTTGCGATCCTGTATAACCTGGTTAGTGAAATCGTGCAGCACTTTGACGCACCGTTGATTCTCGCGACCCAATGCCGTCAGGTTAAAAAGGACGTCATTGTCTAGCCAAGGTCTCAGACTCCGTTCCATAGTTAACTGCGTTATccttcaagaaaaaaagaaagcaataaaaagaattttgttttctccccccccccttttttttttgaataacatTAACCCGTTTATGTTATCCCGTTCCCTTCAAAGCTTATTTATACTAAACGGAAAGATGTCAGATTCCTTTTAACttcttcaaaagaaaatggactTGGTAACAAacgaaagaaggaaaaaataaaagggggctCCGGCGATGTGACACAGAACATAGTGTTTCTTACCTGTTTATGGAATGCAGGTAGCCACTAGTTTCTTCTCGCTTCCTCACCTGACGGCCCATTGACGAATCTGGCACACACGCACGTTATATAAACACGCATAATATGTTGGAAGCAATCACAGAAACAAGTTAAGTTATAGttctgttcctttttttttctttttgaaataagaaaaagaataaaaataggcCAACAACTAACCACAGATAATATCCAGAGCGCACTGCGTTAGTATCTTGTAGACGTTAACGGATCCATCGTCAGCAGGTGAAGCGGCAGCTGCTTCGAGTTCTTTGATTAATTGACGACTTTGATCGTTGAACACGTCGaagaaattctccaaaatttggAAATGGAAAGCAGGTGTCAACATACGACGGCGGCTTCTCCATCGTTTGCCTTTCATAATTCACAcgcatttgatttttaaaaagagcaaTTTTTGGATGTGTACACCTTTGATAATTATATACCTGTTGTCAGAAACATGCAAGCGCCTAACCAACTGCTCAGGTAAGAATATTCTTTGCCTTTTGTGATGAGCTTCTGGCTAGCGAGGATCGGCTAtgttgattttaaaaaacagatTTCAGTCATAATTAAGGACATAGATTTAAATATAGGGACATTTTTACCTCCATTAATTCAGGAGAGGCTATGCAAACGATGGCACGCGAACCGCCCCATCCGCAATAAATGGGTCCGTGTTTCTCCACCCATTCACGATGAACGATTCttaaaaattctttgaaaCCACAAAGTAAGACGTTATCAATTCCATTTCACTTTAaagatttaaaagaaaaacaacatacCAACTTGACCAACGTTCAGTTGAAGAATGTTGCCGAAGATCGGGACTCCTTTCGGACTCGGTATGGCGCTAATGAGGCGCACGAATCGTGAATTACGCCAACATAACCAAGCGATAACGATGAACGATGTCAACACGAACCACGTTGGCCAATTAAATCCGAGGCCACTTATCCATTGCAGGTAGAAGCCGTGCACAGGTAGCAGAAACAGCATGACGTTCGCACGGCGCACTCGCACGCAAATGGAAGACGCGTACAAAAATATGAACCCGACACACGGCCGGATCGTTGCTGACTGAACGATTTCTTTTATCGTGTGAGTTGGTTTTCGGCTTCCTCCCCCTCGGTTTCTCCCCTACGGTCCTATACGAATACACACACATCTTTTATTTAGTTATATTATAGAGGCTAGGCCTGTTTTCTCTCTAGCCTCTTTAAAAGAAGCTCTCGTATATTACGTTAGAAACTAGGACACAATATCTACATCGTATGGGACCGCCCAATGGGAAGAGTATAACAGTAAGTCGTATTGCATACATTGGGACGAGTTATGACACAAACAACAGGTGCGTGTTAGTATACTATACTGCATATCTACACCATTGTGGCAACAGTTATATGCGCATGTTATGGTGGAAAAACAGGGACAAACCACGTAGTAGGTGACCCAACGTGAAGCTTCCATCGATGGATTGCTTGATCatcacattttaaaaatgccaaTTGCAGCTGTATAATCATAACGCAGCCGTAACGGGCACTCTCTCGTGTAAAGAATAATTTTATCCGATAATAAAAAACGATACAATCCGAAAGAGGAAACCTGTAGGTGAAAGTCGTGTGCGCAATTTTGCGCTATACTATAAAAACGATTTTGTTTTACAACTGTTTATGATGACACTATATTGATCCATCGTGACCGTCATTTCACCTACGACTGTTTGTCTTAACGTTTGTCCGGTGACGTCATCCGTTTTTCTCTCGTTCGTTCAAGTCGACGAAATTTGAATATGGTTTAATGCGCTAACTGCTGgtcatcccttttttttttcattctagTGTGTGGTTTGTTTGACATTGAGTAGCCTTACTGCATAGACTGTTTGACTTgaggtttctttttcttgtgtgtttttttttccttcttaaTCTTCCATTTCGAGACGGACTAAAGCTCCTGCTGGCCTACATTTTTCATTGCGCCCTTGTCAATGCCTAAGGGCCATTCTTCCTAGTTGAGCTGTCAGCTGGTTATCATTAAACCAATCATTCTTtatttctccctttttctatttttcagaCTTACCCTGTTGAACGAAATGTTAGTACACTCTGTTGTTATTATTCTGTGTCATTAGCAGCAATTTTCCCCCATCTTTTGTACATCTTTATACtgtcttttgtgtttttcaccGATGATTAAACctatataatatattttttatttttatggaaCGATATCCTGTTGCATTAACAGTTTGTGTGGGCAGAAGAAAAATGGCACGCATATTTCTTTAAGATTAATGAGTTTTTTTGGAGGGTTTTGCGTGACCTATTCCGCTCGGTGCCTACGTGATGTACTTGGAAATTATAGGAACGTGGCAAATCAACTTAATCTAGCTGAGTTGGCGAAcgtacaaaaaaacaaaacaacgcACGCTAAAAATTAATATGGGTTAATGCTGCCATAAATATGAATTTGATTGCGTCGGCTTGAAAGTTCCTCGCGGTTATCTAGACGCTAAAGCGCATTCGAATTTCGGTTGTCAATTATATTTCGACTGATCACGTGCCAAAGAAAAATAGACATTCGGCTGGCAGCGGTGTAATAGCAAACAGCCCAGAATATCCAATAAAATTATATCGCCTTTCTGTTTGATGACATATTTAAAAGccaatagaaaagaaaaacagctgTTATTTAGAAAGCTAAATAAATGTAtataaatgatttaaatatcTTGTAGGACGGAGTACTATTCTACACGTATAAGAACTTTATGCACCCAAGAGGACCCTCGAGTCTGAAATAACATTTTTCAATGGGTTCGTACAGAACGTGGCATTTGCGTGGAaacaacagagaaagagaaatgaaaattcaaacaTGAATTAGTCAGCGAATTTGCTTGTAGCAGCTGGTTTATGCGTAGGTGTAAGAGGACCATCTTCAATGGATCTTTTACTTATTTTTCGTATAATAATTCGGTAATGCGGACGTGTTTTCACATAGAGTAGCACCGGCGGAACCAAACGGTGGGAACAAAACATGTTGGATCTATACAGTTCCTGATTTTCATAGCGCATCTAATGATACTTTCAACGTCCAATTTGCGGTGGACATCCGCACCGAaacaattcctttttttttaaaatccggTAGAATGAATTTCCGATCTCAGTAAAGTATTGTGAGCAGGTCACGTATGATGCCTCACATAACGTTATATTTAGAAAGTTTATAAAGCATTGGTTCCATGTACAATGAGCCCCCCACCTGCTGGCAGGCACGAATGCGCTCAAAAAGTGCAGTTTAatgttatttttcttaacCGCATTTAGTTTTGTCTACCGTTGAGCAAACCGACACACGTGTAATTTCATGTCTGTTGTGTGGGTGTGTcattaagaaaataaattatgaaattattcattttaCGCTTTCTGTCTTGTTTTTGATGGATCTCACTATGGCCTTTTGTTTCGCTTCTTTACTGGGTTTGAATAGTGGCCATCCTTAAATACACcgtaagtattttttttttcaattataaaCACCAACACTGTTAGGATTACTCATCACTTGGCATGTACACATTCTCGttggcaaaatgaaaatttaaaaacaaaatgtttatttctattttctggggggtttgttctttttcccctCAATCAATATACGACCAATACTTTTGTATTTTAGAGTAGTAGCTAAACGGTATTTTTAATGGCTATTCTATTACACCAGAGAAAGTTCTTCTTTTGTCGCTTGAACGATTTAACATCCGCATGCATAGATTGCCTCCAGTTCTTATATAGTTTTCGCAAGTTTCTTTTTGGGAAAAACGTTGCAGAGAAAGGAACACAAAAATTTATCCGGAAGGCTTTACTTaatttccaacaaaattaataGTATAACAAATTCAATTCCTAAATATCCCCGAAAATTATACGAATTGCCTGTACAAGTCACGCAAAATCCCGTTTCCTGCCTTTGCTTGGCGGCCATTTAAATACACTCCACTAAACTTCACGCATGTCGCatcttctaaaaaaaaacgagcggTGAATAAACGAGACGTGCAGCACATaccaaaaacaagtttttaaaaaatcttgcGCATATACATCCTTTTATCTCTTTGTATTGGCTATCGCGAATGATCGAGCGTGACTCTGATCGCAACATACCTTTGGTGCAAGGACAGCGTTGGTAATCGATTACGTCATCCCAGCAAAGCAACGCAACACACGCATGAGCGAGTGCCTTGTTTCTTGTCAGATAACGTCATCATCCAACGAGTTATGAGCCCCGACCGTATCCCGGTGAGAAATAGTACTCACGTAGTCAAGTTTGCGTGCCAACGGTACGCGTTctgctaatttttttttctcccacaAATAACCCATTTTCGGGCTTCACAATACGGACAAGTGTCTAATAGTCAAGTGGTTCAAACATCAGTTCACTTCCTGCTTGCGTCCCTTCTTTTTCAGAATATAGGGGCGTGTGTAAGAACCCAAATAAGCAAAACGTGTAGCCCCTACGTAAATGTACGGTTTCTGTTGTGCTGTTCAATCCTGTGTGTATCTCATGTGAACGTAACTGTTCCCGCGTCTCTGAACATCTTCTGCCTAAATTCCTTGCATACTTCGATGAGCCATCAGTTTCTCTTTTTGAGTATTCTTGCTTTTCCGGCGGCATTTGCAGAACTCCTCCTTAGGAAATGTGAGTCGATGACAGCACTTTCTCTCAACTCGTCGTGAATGTGAGAACAATGTGTGACAATGAGAGGATTGCTACAAATTATTGCGTATCCGTCAGTCACATTCTGCCATACGTTTCCgtttatttttacatataCTTTTTCAAATATGGGGCAGACTTGGAAATGGAAATCTAAAAGTGAATACAGGTAAAATAAACTTCGGTAAGTTATATTTTCATTTATGTATACGTACCCAAGTACATCAAGTTTCTTGTAACGCTCAAAGTATCATGTTTCAGCCATGTTTCGATGCGGTCAAACAATTCCTGTAATCACCGGCGATCGGTTCGTCTCACCATTTCATCGAAACGGCAAATCAAATTACATGATGCTTAGGTTTCACATATCTACCTTAGTGTTGTTTTCATAACTGTAAAGTGTAGCTAACCTTGTTATTGAAGGGTAAAGACAAGCTACTTGAGTCCCACTGTTGTTTTACCCAATTGTTTTGCCTTCAGAGAATTGCATTCGTCAAATTTATGGTGgataaaacaaacgcaaaaaattgaaagaaattgAACTACTTGTTCTTGTCTTGtttagttgtttttctttcgaattccTAATTTACGTGGTATTTTCTTACTCTCGATGCATTGTAAAAACAACGGCAACGTCGCAGCTCAAATTCTCTTCTATtgttagttttcttttcttttggtcgGTTTTTAAAATCTGATCTGAGGTAAGTTTATAATTTATGTATCCTTACGTTGGTGTATGCTATCTATTGATGGAAATGGAAATTCCTACTCTTCGTGAGCATTTCGTTCCTCGCATTaatgaatttcattttcgaatCAAAGCAGGATTCAGAATCTTGTCGAGGTGAAAGTGTACGTGGTGTTAAAACAAGCTATGAGGCTGCCTATTAGTGTCCAATTGAACATGTGGATTTTGGGGAGGAAGGCTTACATTAATAACAGGTATactctttctttcttcaatcaaaaaggaaaattgaaGACCCTAATGGTTTTTACTTGTCATTTTTGAGACAGATGatttaaaccatgagttttttttaaatctgctTACTCCTTTCCTCCTGCAACTCCTCCTCTACATCATCTTCTATTGGAGAAGCAATATCTCTGCCATATGCCAATAAATAATGTATGTGAAGTATTATTTCTATCAACTTCTCACCTAAATCCTTTTCAAGAATAGATTCCAACATGtatgatgaaaaaaaattatttttaggaacaaaatgcagattagaaaagaaaatgcaaatcAATTGTTCTGGAATCTACAGTTCAGGAGAGCAAAATTGGGTGTGTGTTGAAATTAAACATGCCACAGAAAGAAgtgaaaaaaactaaaaaaagagaataatgTGCTGATGTGTCTCAACTGGAAACTtcaagaaagtaaaaactgataATTTTTACATTCATTTGTTATCCTTTAACTGGTTTTAATATCTCAATAATGATCTACTTGGAGAGCAGACAATCACCAATAAATACCTATTACGGCGTGGACATTCCTCGATACGCAAGTGAGATGGAAGCAACGAGCAAAAATTTTATTGCAGAAAGTTTACGTTAACTACGAGGCAAACCAGCAAATGGACAACCGCAGAATTAAACATAAACAATACCTACAGTTCTGCAGCGGTACTTGTATATTGATTGCGGCTAGGCGGAGGGAATTGCAATTAATTGTTACTTTAATTTGATAGGCATTGTGTCATTCCCTTCTGAAGACCAACTGAGTAAAGCATGTCAGGATATTttaaactacaaaaaaaaattaaaaaaaattgggaatcTTATGGAAGGTCTGTTTACCGAATAGGAAATGCTGCGTTGCAGTGTAACTGGCACTAGTACTTCAAAACAGCCCCTCGATTCTTGTAAAACCACAGCATTGATCGGAAATGCCTACCTATAGGGTTTTGTACAGGGTAATCACAGCTATGATATCTTTTTTCTCAGATTTCATCATTACCAGTTTCCTACATGTTACGATATCTCAAGTAAAGTAACGAATGGGAAACAAGCTGCGTGATAAGAGGCAATTTCAGTCTAGAGCAGCAACTGTAAATCCAGCCCACTGGAAGTTACAGCAAAACTAAACaagttctttcttttcttaaagtTTCCATTGTTCTAAATTTCCCTAGATCGTTGTTATGTTTGACCAGGTATATTGTAATTTCTGGCGAGTATCAAATCGTATTAGCCGTTACCGTTTTGAACACTGCtgatactaaaaaaaaaggggggggggaatatgGAAACTTCGAGTAGATTTACCGTCAAACAAGTGACATGTACGTATGTTACTCATTATTTTGACATTTGAAAAACAGGGTGTTTCCGCGGCACGCG
This sequence is a window from Daphnia magna isolate NIES linkage group LG7, ASM2063170v1.1, whole genome shotgun sequence. Protein-coding genes within it:
- the LOC116926461 gene encoding cytochrome P450 4c3; the protein is MSAVLTLASYSWLGWGSFTWTVLTLLLIVYYRMWSQSRTVRLFNALPGPDFLPFLGNFLDLNVDLDEFLKLVHFDWIKKYGPIYRVWGGFRPVAIISSPQLMEPILVSQKLITKASEYSYLSPWLGNCMFLTTGGRWKSRRRLLTPAFHFQILNSFVDVFNEKSIDCARQLERAIETHGDNEFDIFPIMTQCALDIICESSMGRQTRSEEEKAIYVKNLHRIGQIVMERGIRPWLTFDWIFQFSSLGRENQRCVQALHGFTNQVIRDRREALRLEAQSLKQHTTDGSINNNINEDKTDAPKERLAFLDLLIKASETNPDFNDDDIREEVDTVMFAGHDTTASAMTWFLYCIARHPEYQQLVMDEVDQVFGEDMERPCTTQDAAELKYLECCIKETLRLYPSVPAVMRCLTEDVDIGGYKLPAGVSVALMIYGMHHSPLVYPDPEAFKPERFLPENSIGRHPYAFIPFSAGPRNCIGQKYGILETKIVLANLMRRFRFSVADSSQPMIIPSSEIVLKPKHGVPLIVSKR
- the LOC116926459 gene encoding cytochrome P450 4C1 produces the protein MLFLLPVHGFYLQWISGLGFNWPTWFVLTSFIVIAWLCWRNSRFVRLISAIPSPKGVPIFGNILQLNVGQVEFLRIVHREWVEKHGPIYCGWGGSRAIVCIASPELMEPILASQKLITKGKEYSYLSSWLGACMFLTTGKRWRSRRRMLTPAFHFQILENFFDVFNDQSRQLIKELEAAAASPADDGSVNVYKILTQCALDIICDSSMGRQVRKREETSGYLHSINRITQLTMERSLRPWLDNDVLFNLTALGRENQRCVKVLHDFTNQVIQDRKKMLNNNNLIDTTIRDHEKIEENSSKRRLAFLDLLIQASENGEKLSDDDIREEVDTFMFAGHDTTATAMSWFLYCIARNPDEQKLLFDEVDEIFEHSDRQCTPQDAANLKYLDCCIKETLRMYPSIPGVMRTITEETEIGGYVLPAGLSVALLIYGMHRNPNVYPDPDVFKPERFLPEQSASRHPYAFIPFSAGPRNCIGQKYALFELKVVLSWVLRKFEFSLVDPTSPPVSASSEIVLKPLDGIHLSVKSRQPCSIAV